A DNA window from Impatiens glandulifera chromosome 7, dImpGla2.1, whole genome shotgun sequence contains the following coding sequences:
- the LOC124945998 gene encoding ABC transporter G family member 28-like — protein sequence MFDDLILLAKGGLTAYHGPVRTVEEYFAGLGIIVPDRVNPPDHFIDFLEGMVNPSSSSMVSYKELPLRWMLHKGYPVPADMQQDGVGNGLSSEGSGDHIVRMSSVDTDAGDQSFAGEVWQDMVSHLEVKRDILHHSFLRFHDQSNRRTLGILHQYKYFLGRIGKQRLRDSNGQAIDYLILLLAGACLGSISKVSDSNFGATIIAV from the exons ATGTTCGACGATCTGATACTTTTGGCTAAAGGTGGTTTGACTGCATACCACGGACCAGTAAGAACTGTAGAGGAGTATTTTGCAGGCCTTGGAATAATTGTACCAGATCGTGTAAACCCGCCTGATCATTTTATCGATTTCTTAGAGGGTATGGTGAACCCAAGTTCAAGTTCTATGGTTAGTTACAAAGAGCTTCCTCTTAGATGGATGCTTCACAAAGGCTATCCAGTACCTGCAGATATGCAGCAGGATGGCGTTGGAAATGGTTTATCTTCAGAAGGCAGTGGTGATCATATTGTTAGAATGAGCTCTGTTGATACAGATGCTGGCGATCAATCTTTCGCTGGAGAAGTTTGGCAGGATATGGTCAGTCATCTTGAAGTTAAACGTGATATTTTACACCACAGCTTCTTAAGGTTCCATGATCAATCTAACCGTAGAACTCTAGGCATTTTGCACCAATATAAATATTTCCTCGGAAG GATTGGAAAGCAACGCTTACGAGATTCCAATGGGCAAGCAATCGATTATCTCATCCTATTACTTGCTGGGGCCTGTCTAGGTTCAATAAGTAAAGTGAGTGATAGTAATTTTGGAGCCACCATCATTGCTGTTT GA